A DNA window from Halostella salina contains the following coding sequences:
- a CDS encoding chemotaxis protein CheW gives MSEHRRMLAFDLADERYCVALDRVRNVLDSGTLDPEDASGSVAGRMDVDGESLRVVDLKDLFGATVSVRHSEEIEQGEHVVVFDSRTDGEVDAWLVDEVYDAVSTDIGDVHRPSSPIPHVEGVLHVDGDRAMWIDADSING, from the coding sequence ATGAGCGAACACCGTCGGATGCTGGCGTTCGACCTTGCCGACGAACGGTACTGCGTCGCGCTCGACCGGGTCCGAAACGTCCTCGACAGCGGGACGCTCGACCCGGAGGACGCGTCGGGGTCGGTCGCCGGCCGAATGGACGTCGACGGGGAGTCACTCCGGGTCGTCGACCTCAAGGACCTGTTCGGCGCGACCGTCTCGGTCCGACACAGCGAGGAGATAGAGCAGGGGGAACACGTGGTCGTCTTCGACTCGCGGACCGACGGCGAGGTGGACGCCTGGCTGGTCGACGAGGTGTACGACGCCGTCAGCACGGACATCGGGGACGTGCATCGGCCGTCGAGCCCGATCCCGCACGTCGAGGGGGTCCTCCACGTCGACGGTGATCGCGCGATGTGGATCGACGCGGATTCGATAAACGGATAG
- a CDS encoding winged helix-turn-helix domain-containing protein: MASSRSKPDDTGSRDLLAALGSKYSVEILHATRTPTSAQRLSDELDVPIATCYRRIEELVDAGLLECEGRNLSEEGRRTNVYRRTLDEITVDLTCEAPTVSRKERSEAKNRLQDQIDD; the protein is encoded by the coding sequence ATGGCGAGCAGCCGATCGAAGCCGGACGACACGGGGTCGCGTGACCTTCTCGCGGCGCTGGGGAGCAAGTACAGCGTCGAGATCCTGCATGCGACACGGACCCCGACCTCCGCACAGCGACTGAGCGACGAACTCGACGTGCCCATCGCGACGTGCTATCGTCGGATCGAGGAACTCGTCGACGCGGGACTGCTGGAGTGTGAGGGCCGGAATCTCTCCGAGGAGGGGCGACGGACGAACGTGTACCGCCGAACGCTCGACGAGATCACGGTTGATCTCACCTGCGAAGCGCCGACCGTCTCGCGGAAGGAGCGCTCCGAGGCGAAAAACCGGCTCCAGGACCAGATCGACGATTAG
- a CDS encoding DMT family transporter, protein MNGSLADRVPPMGALAVAVVAVSTSAILVRWSAAPSTVAAFYRVLFTVALVAPIAAVRHAGDFRRLSCRDALSAAVAGVALAVHFASWFESLNHTSVAASVTLVQTQPVFVAAGAALFLNERVDRRVIAGILVAVAGAAAMSLTGGETATVGGNATLGNALALVGAVAMAGYVLAGRSMRQRVALFPYVTVVYAACAATLFALVAAGDAPVVDYPPREWFLFLGMAVGPGVFGHTVLNWALEHVESSVVSVSLLGEPVGSTLLAALLLAEIPTAATALGGAVVLGGIYVTTTGRTDPGGG, encoded by the coding sequence ATGAACGGGTCGCTTGCGGACCGTGTCCCGCCGATGGGGGCGCTCGCCGTCGCCGTCGTCGCGGTCAGCACGAGCGCTATTCTCGTCCGGTGGAGCGCCGCGCCAAGCACCGTGGCGGCGTTCTACCGCGTCCTGTTCACCGTGGCACTGGTCGCCCCGATTGCGGCCGTTCGCCACGCTGGCGACTTCCGCCGACTGTCGTGCCGGGACGCCCTCTCGGCGGCCGTCGCCGGCGTCGCGCTTGCGGTCCACTTCGCGTCGTGGTTCGAGAGCCTGAACCACACCAGCGTCGCGGCCTCGGTGACGCTCGTCCAGACCCAGCCGGTGTTCGTCGCCGCCGGCGCTGCGCTGTTCCTGAACGAGCGCGTGGATCGGCGCGTCATCGCCGGGATTCTCGTCGCCGTCGCCGGCGCGGCCGCGATGTCGCTGACCGGCGGCGAAACGGCGACAGTCGGCGGGAACGCGACCCTCGGCAACGCCCTGGCCCTGGTCGGCGCTGTGGCCATGGCCGGGTACGTTCTGGCGGGGCGCTCCATGCGGCAGCGCGTCGCGCTGTTCCCCTACGTCACCGTCGTGTACGCCGCCTGTGCGGCGACGCTGTTCGCGCTGGTCGCGGCGGGCGACGCGCCGGTCGTCGACTACCCGCCCCGGGAGTGGTTCCTCTTTCTCGGCATGGCCGTCGGTCCGGGGGTGTTCGGCCACACGGTCCTCAACTGGGCGCTGGAACACGTCGAGTCCAGCGTCGTCAGCGTCTCGTTGCTGGGCGAACCGGTCGGAAGCACGCTGCTCGCCGCCCTGCTCCTCGCCGAGATCCCGACGGCCGCCACGGCGCTCGGGGGCGCGGTCGTGCTCGGCGGGATATACGTGACGACGACGGGCAGGACGGATCCCGGTGGCGGCTAA
- a CDS encoding SRPBCC family protein, translating to MSVYRRETRVAAPLSEVWEFHSRVTGLEALTPDFANLRVESVTGPDGDPDPDVLEAGSSIRMSMRPFGVGPRQRWTSVITEREEGEGTATFRDAMEDGPFDRWVHTHRFFADGDETVVRDRVEYELPGGRVGEAVGPIAFVGFEPMFRYRHRKTRELLEG from the coding sequence ATGTCCGTCTACCGTCGGGAGACGCGGGTCGCCGCGCCGCTGTCCGAGGTGTGGGAGTTCCACTCCCGAGTCACGGGGCTGGAGGCGCTGACGCCCGACTTCGCCAACCTCCGGGTCGAGTCGGTGACGGGGCCGGACGGCGACCCCGACCCCGACGTGCTGGAAGCGGGGTCGTCGATCCGGATGTCGATGCGGCCGTTCGGCGTCGGGCCGCGCCAGCGCTGGACCTCCGTCATCACGGAGCGCGAGGAGGGCGAGGGGACCGCGACGTTCCGCGACGCCATGGAGGACGGCCCCTTCGACCGCTGGGTCCACACGCACCGCTTTTTCGCGGACGGCGACGAAACCGTGGTCCGCGACCGCGTCGAGTACGAACTCCCCGGCGGGCGGGTCGGCGAGGCCGTCGGCCCGATCGCCTTTGTCGGGTTCGAACCGATGTTCCGGTATCGCCACCGGAAGACGCGGGAGCTGCTGGAGGGGTGA
- the lrpA1 gene encoding HTH-type transcriptional regulator LrpA1 yields MSTQSTEDRILSVLEEDAQASYAEIADRAEVSKPTVRKYIDKLESEGVIVGYSADVDPKKLSSQSIAMVGIDVESERYVEATQRLKDLPEVEALFTSSGDHMLMAEVRAADGDELGTIISDDILDIDGVTAAHPSFLQERLK; encoded by the coding sequence ATGAGTACGCAGTCCACGGAAGACCGTATTCTCTCCGTCCTGGAGGAGGACGCCCAGGCATCCTACGCGGAGATCGCGGACCGGGCGGAGGTGTCGAAACCGACCGTCCGGAAGTACATCGACAAGCTGGAGTCGGAGGGGGTGATCGTCGGCTACTCGGCCGACGTGGACCCGAAGAAGCTCTCCAGCCAGAGCATCGCCATGGTCGGCATCGACGTGGAAAGCGAGCGCTACGTCGAGGCGACCCAGCGCCTCAAGGACCTGCCGGAGGTCGAGGCGCTGTTCACCTCCAGCGGCGACCACATGCTGATGGCCGAGGTGCGCGCCGCGGACGGCGACGAACTCGGCACGATCATCAGCGACGACATCCTCGACATCGACGGCGTGACCGCCGCGCATCCGTCGTTCCTGCAGGAACGGCTTAAATAG
- a CDS encoding thiamine pyrophosphate-dependent enzyme codes for MSAFNAIGDERDIDRDEYTPGLEPQPTWCPGCGDFGVLKALKQALPEVGRTPDETLVCTGIGCSGKLNSYLDTYGFHTIHGRSLPVARAAKLANPGVEVIAAGGDGDGYGIGGNHFMHTARENHDMTYIVFNNEIFGLTKGQTSPTSPKGHKSKTQPSGSAKTPIRPLSLGLTSGASYVARTAAVNPNQAKEIITEAIEHDGFAHIDFLTQCPTWNKDAKQYVPYVDIQDSDDYDHDVTDRREAAEMMHETEDLLYEGTVLTGRYYVDDDRPSYQEEKQAIGEMPEEPLAERYFDDDYEWERSADLLDRHK; via the coding sequence ATGAGCGCATTCAACGCAATCGGCGACGAACGCGACATCGACCGCGACGAGTACACTCCCGGCCTCGAACCGCAGCCGACGTGGTGTCCGGGCTGTGGTGACTTCGGCGTCCTGAAGGCGCTGAAGCAGGCACTCCCCGAGGTCGGCCGCACGCCCGACGAGACGCTGGTCTGTACCGGCATCGGCTGCTCGGGCAAGCTGAACAGCTATCTGGACACGTACGGCTTCCACACGATCCACGGTCGCTCGCTCCCCGTGGCTCGCGCCGCCAAGCTCGCCAACCCCGGCGTCGAGGTCATCGCCGCCGGCGGCGACGGCGACGGCTACGGCATCGGCGGGAACCACTTCATGCACACCGCCCGCGAGAACCACGACATGACCTACATCGTGTTCAACAACGAGATCTTCGGGCTGACGAAGGGCCAGACCTCGCCCACCAGCCCGAAGGGTCACAAGTCCAAGACCCAGCCCTCCGGCAGCGCCAAGACGCCGATCCGGCCGCTGTCGCTCGGGCTGACCTCCGGCGCGTCGTACGTCGCCCGGACGGCCGCCGTCAACCCGAACCAGGCCAAGGAGATCATCACCGAAGCCATCGAGCACGACGGCTTCGCGCACATCGACTTCCTCACGCAGTGTCCGACCTGGAACAAGGACGCCAAGCAGTACGTCCCCTACGTCGACATCCAGGACAGCGACGACTACGACCACGACGTGACGGACCGCCGCGAGGCCGCCGAGATGATGCACGAGACCGAGGACCTGCTCTACGAGGGCACCGTCCTCACCGGCCGCTACTACGTCGACGACGACCGGCCGTCCTACCAGGAGGAGAAGCAGGCGATCGGCGAGATGCCGGAGGAACCGCTCGCCGAGCGGTACTTCGACGACGACTACGAGTGGGAGCGCAGCGCGGACCTGCTCGACCGCCACAAGTAA
- a CDS encoding 2-oxoacid:acceptor oxidoreductase subunit alpha produces MTDNELIWRIAGGSGDGIDSTSQNFAKALMRSGLNVFTHRHYPSRIRGGHTYVEIRAAEDEVKSRGDGYNCLLALGDSFARNPQENAYYGNEETKPLSENLDELREGGIIVYDSGLLDTEEIPDFEERVEENDWHVFDIDLRGMAKEHGREVMRNTAGVGVTAALLDMDLDHIEDLMADAMGGDILEQNLQILQDAYDYTKEEYEFEHDLRVPTGDHEEEQVLLSGSNAIAYGALDEGCRFISGYPMTPWTDVFTIMSQNLPKFGGISEQVEDEIAAAALAVGASHAGVKAMSGSSGGGFALMSEPLGLAEMTETPVVLVEAMRAGPSTGMPTKPEQGDLEHVLYTSQGDSNRVVFAPGTVDEAYDQTRMAFKMAYEYQLPAIVIFDQKLSGENTNLDASFFDREPNPDPGSVMTEDEIAEAAHDASGKFHRFQHETDDGVSPRSLPGQKGGRYLATGNEHNPPGHISEDPENRVYQMDRRMQKLESIRTELDEEHETQQTYHGPDDAEYGIITWGSQQGAVEEAVDRLNDAGHSVKSIGVSDMMPFPEAEMTEFLESVDEALVVEMNATAQFRGLTQKELGLYGDKMTSLLKYNGNPFEPGEIVQGFEAEIDDSATDLATGTRVEPAAGD; encoded by the coding sequence ATGACTGACAACGAACTCATCTGGCGAATCGCGGGCGGTTCCGGAGACGGGATCGACTCGACGAGCCAGAACTTCGCGAAGGCCCTGATGCGCTCGGGGCTGAACGTATTCACGCATCGCCACTACCCCTCGCGCATCCGCGGCGGCCACACCTACGTCGAGATCCGGGCCGCTGAGGACGAGGTGAAATCCCGCGGCGACGGCTACAACTGTCTGCTCGCGCTGGGCGACTCCTTCGCACGGAACCCGCAGGAGAACGCCTACTACGGCAACGAGGAGACCAAGCCGCTGTCGGAGAACCTGGACGAACTCCGTGAGGGCGGCATCATCGTCTACGACTCGGGGCTGCTCGACACGGAGGAGATCCCCGACTTCGAGGAACGCGTCGAGGAGAACGACTGGCACGTGTTCGACATCGACCTCCGTGGCATGGCCAAGGAACACGGCCGCGAGGTCATGCGGAACACGGCCGGCGTCGGCGTCACCGCGGCGCTGCTCGACATGGACCTCGACCACATCGAGGACCTGATGGCCGACGCTATGGGCGGAGACATCCTCGAACAGAACCTCCAGATCCTCCAGGACGCCTACGATTACACCAAGGAGGAGTACGAGTTCGAGCACGACCTGCGCGTCCCCACTGGCGACCACGAGGAGGAACAGGTGCTCCTCTCCGGGTCGAACGCCATCGCGTACGGCGCGCTCGACGAGGGCTGTCGGTTCATCTCCGGCTATCCGATGACCCCGTGGACCGACGTGTTCACCATCATGTCCCAGAACCTGCCGAAGTTCGGCGGCATCTCCGAGCAGGTCGAGGACGAGATCGCGGCGGCGGCGCTCGCGGTCGGCGCGAGCCACGCCGGCGTGAAGGCGATGTCCGGTTCCTCCGGCGGCGGCTTCGCGCTGATGAGCGAGCCGCTCGGCCTCGCCGAGATGACCGAGACGCCGGTCGTCCTCGTCGAGGCGATGCGTGCCGGTCCCTCGACCGGGATGCCGACCAAGCCCGAGCAGGGCGACCTCGAACACGTCCTCTACACCAGTCAGGGCGACTCCAACCGCGTCGTGTTCGCGCCCGGCACCGTCGATGAGGCGTACGACCAGACGCGGATGGCGTTCAAGATGGCCTACGAGTACCAGCTCCCGGCCATCGTCATCTTCGACCAGAAGCTCTCCGGCGAGAACACGAACCTCGACGCGAGCTTCTTCGACCGCGAGCCCAACCCCGACCCCGGCAGCGTCATGACGGAGGACGAGATCGCCGAGGCGGCCCACGACGCCTCCGGGAAGTTCCACCGCTTCCAGCACGAGACCGACGACGGCGTCAGCCCGCGCTCGCTCCCCGGCCAGAAGGGCGGCCGCTACCTGGCGACCGGCAACGAACACAACCCGCCGGGCCACATCAGCGAGGACCCCGAGAACCGCGTCTACCAGATGGACCGCCGGATGCAGAAGCTCGAGTCCATCCGGACGGAGCTCGACGAGGAACACGAGACCCAGCAGACGTACCACGGTCCCGACGACGCCGAGTACGGGATCATCACCTGGGGCAGCCAGCAGGGTGCCGTCGAGGAGGCCGTCGACCGGCTGAACGACGCCGGTCACTCGGTCAAGTCCATCGGCGTCAGCGACATGATGCCGTTCCCCGAGGCCGAGATGACGGAGTTCCTCGAGAGCGTCGACGAGGCGCTCGTCGTCGAGATGAACGCCACGGCGCAGTTCCGCGGGCTGACCCAGAAGGAACTCGGCCTGTACGGCGACAAGATGACCAGCCTCCTCAAGTACAACGGCAACCCGTTCGAGCCGGGCGAGATCGTCCAGGGCTTCGAGGCGGAGATCGACGACAGCGCCACGGACCTTGCGACCGGTACCCGGGTCGAACCCGCAGCAGGTGACTAA
- a CDS encoding DUF7385 family protein encodes MDEHEFDEMVSSLTPHESADGVTTYRNTVSITCPACDDPFDDLVVCEDELNSLELSMLLDLCVTTHDGDVLLFTHKH; translated from the coding sequence ATGGACGAACACGAATTCGACGAGATGGTCTCGTCGCTGACGCCCCACGAGTCGGCCGACGGGGTGACGACGTACCGCAACACCGTGAGCATCACGTGCCCGGCCTGCGACGACCCGTTCGACGACCTGGTCGTCTGCGAGGACGAGCTGAACAGCCTCGAACTCAGCATGCTACTCGACCTCTGTGTGACGACCCACGACGGCGACGTGTTGCTGTTCACGCACAAACACTGA
- a CDS encoding HD domain-containing protein, producing MTPLPNAMPPDLPDVPDGYRDRPPFPAVAAETERWLGDDSSGHDMDHAWRVFDLGVRIARAEGADDATVGVAALCHDLHRAMGDDGGVHPAESLETVRDVLTTAGVDEDRIGDVLHCVKVHDEYEFRGVEHEAKTPEAEVLRDADNLDAMGAVGIARTFAFSGVAGHRLWDPDGTEYGALDHFAEKLLRLRDEMHTDTGRALAAERHEYMAEFVDRFRAEWRGEQ from the coding sequence GTGACTCCCCTGCCGAACGCGATGCCTCCCGACCTCCCCGATGTCCCCGACGGGTACCGCGACCGGCCGCCGTTCCCCGCGGTGGCCGCCGAGACGGAGCGCTGGCTCGGCGACGACTCCTCCGGCCACGACATGGACCACGCGTGGCGGGTGTTCGACCTCGGCGTCCGCATCGCCCGGGCGGAGGGTGCCGACGACGCGACGGTCGGTGTCGCGGCGCTGTGCCACGACCTCCACCGCGCGATGGGCGACGACGGCGGCGTCCACCCCGCCGAGTCGCTGGAGACGGTACGGGACGTACTGACCACCGCTGGCGTCGACGAGGACCGGATCGGGGACGTGCTCCACTGCGTGAAAGTCCACGACGAGTACGAGTTCCGCGGGGTCGAACACGAGGCCAAAACCCCGGAGGCCGAGGTGCTCCGGGACGCCGACAACCTCGACGCGATGGGCGCGGTCGGCATCGCCCGCACGTTCGCGTTCAGCGGCGTCGCCGGTCACCGCCTCTGGGACCCCGACGGGACGGAGTACGGCGCGCTGGACCACTTCGCGGAGAAACTGCTCCGCCTGCGCGACGAGATGCACACCGACACCGGCCGGGCGCTGGCGGCGGAGCGCCACGAGTACATGGCCGAGTTCGTCGACCGGTTCCGGGCGGAGTGGCGCGGCGAGCAATGA
- a CDS encoding SelT/SelW/SelH family protein, which yields MTHVEIEYCVPCGFLDRAEDVQHALLSSLGEHLDAVTLRTGDHGVFRVDVDGETVFDKADDEFDVDAIVRDVRERAR from the coding sequence ATGACACACGTCGAAATCGAGTACTGCGTCCCCTGTGGCTTCCTCGACCGCGCGGAAGACGTCCAGCACGCGCTGCTTTCGTCGCTCGGCGAGCATCTGGACGCCGTCACGCTCCGCACCGGCGACCACGGCGTGTTCCGCGTCGACGTGGACGGCGAGACGGTGTTCGACAAGGCCGACGACGAGTTCGACGTCGACGCCATCGTCCGGGACGTTCGCGAACGGGCCCGATAG
- the surE gene encoding 5'/3'-nucleotidase SurE → MDDPPEILLTNDDGIDSPGFRALHDALSDVGNVTGVAPATDQSAVGRAMSDEVGVTEHELGYAVEGTPADCVVAGLQELGPYPDLVVSGCNTGANLGAYVLGRSGTVSAAVEAAFFGVPAIAASLYVPVGDVTWSEFEPDPDDYAEAVRATRHLAEGALGAGVFDAADYLNVNAPMPDGSPAPMEVTRPSHVYDMDATRDDGVVTLHDRIWERMAEGDVPDPEGTDRRAVAEGRVSVSPLTAPHTVEHHQFLDALAAEYPGNA, encoded by the coding sequence ATGGACGACCCGCCGGAGATCCTCCTGACGAACGACGACGGCATCGACAGCCCCGGGTTCCGCGCGCTCCACGACGCGCTCTCGGACGTGGGGAACGTCACCGGCGTCGCCCCCGCGACCGACCAGAGCGCGGTCGGCCGCGCCATGTCCGACGAGGTCGGCGTGACCGAACACGAACTCGGCTACGCCGTCGAGGGGACGCCGGCTGACTGCGTGGTCGCCGGCCTTCAGGAACTCGGACCGTATCCGGATCTGGTCGTGTCGGGCTGTAACACCGGCGCGAACCTCGGCGCGTACGTCCTCGGACGCTCGGGGACGGTCAGCGCCGCCGTCGAGGCGGCTTTCTTCGGCGTCCCGGCGATCGCCGCGTCGCTGTACGTCCCGGTCGGCGACGTGACCTGGTCCGAGTTCGAACCCGATCCGGACGACTACGCGGAGGCGGTCCGCGCGACCAGACACCTCGCGGAGGGGGCGCTCGGCGCGGGCGTGTTCGACGCCGCCGACTACCTCAACGTCAACGCGCCGATGCCGGACGGCTCGCCCGCGCCGATGGAAGTGACCCGGCCCTCGCACGTGTACGACATGGACGCGACCCGCGACGACGGCGTCGTCACGCTCCACGACCGGATCTGGGAGCGCATGGCCGAGGGCGACGTGCCGGACCCCGAGGGCACGGACCGCCGCGCCGTCGCCGAGGGCCGCGTGAGCGTCTCGCCGCTGACCGCACCCCACACCGTCGAACACCACCAGTTCCTCGACGCGCTCGCCGCGGAGTACCCCGGCAACGCGTAG